A genomic segment from Vanacampus margaritifer isolate UIUO_Vmar chromosome 3, RoL_Vmar_1.0, whole genome shotgun sequence encodes:
- the coq5 gene encoding 2-methoxy-6-polyprenyl-1,4-benzoquinol methylase, mitochondrial → MAASIRLLVRRVLRRSSAVVSSAAGGWRLSARCCAQLSCRSFSDEAAEKSTHFGFETVPEAEKAKKVYKVFENVAQKYDVMNDAMSLGIHRLWKDALLHAMHPQPGVRLLDVAGGTGDIAFRFLEYVAYQKERQSRRTANSAQTPSWQDISDNYLGNREGEDEGEEFGPRKSRVVVCDINKEMLKVGQQKAQRVGLADGVSWVVGDAEELPFDDNQFDIYTIAFGLRNVTHVELALQEAVRVLKPGGRFMCLEFSKVANPILARLYDAYSFQVIPVLGEVIAGDWKSYQYLVESIRKFPAQEELKELLEDAGFCCVRYHNLTGGVVSLHSGFKL, encoded by the exons ATGGCGGCCTCCATCCGGCTGCTGGTCCGGAGGGTTCTTCGTCGATCTTCCGCGGTCGTCTCTTCTGCAGCGGGTGGTTGGCGGCTGTCAGCCCGCTGCTGTGCGCAACTTTCCTGCCGAAGTTTTAGTGATGAAGCTGCGGAGAAAAGCACTCATTTCGGCTTCGAAACTGTCCCGGAGGCCGAGAAGGCGAAGAAAG TGTACAAGGTGTTTGAGAACGTGGCTCAGAAGTACGACGTGATGAACGACGCCATGAGTCTGGGCATCCATCGTCTGTGGAAGGACGCGCTGCTGCACGCCATGCACCCCCAGCCCGGGGTTCGCCTCCTGGACGTGGCCGGTGGAACAG GCGACATCGCGTTTCGTTTCTTGGAATACGTCGCCTACCAAAAAGAGCGTCAATCCAGGCGGACGGCGAACTCGGCGCAGACGCCGTCGTGGCAGGACATCTCTGACAACTACCTGGGCAACCGTGAGGGGGAAGACGAGGGGGAGGAATTCGGACCCCGCAAATCCAGGGTGGTGGTCTGTGACATAAACAAGGAGATGCTGAAAGTGGGCCAGCAGAAAGCTCAGCGCGTGGGCCTTGCTGACG gggtTTCGTGGGTGGTGGGAGACGCGGAGGAGCTGCCATTCGACGATAACCAGTTTGACATTTACACGATTGCGTTTGGCCTTCGCAACGTCACGCACGTGGAGCTG gCCCTGCAGGAGGCCGTGCGTGTCCTGAAGCCCGGAGGCAGGTTCATGTGTTTGGAGTTCAGCAAGGTGGCCAATCCCATCTTGGCCAG GCTTTACGACGCTTATAGCTTCCAGGTGATCCCGGTTTTGGGAGAAGTGATCGCCGGTGACTGGAAGTCGTACCAGTATTTGGTGGAAAGCATCCGCAAGTTTCCTGCTCAG GAGGAGTTGAAGGAACTGCTGGAGGATGCGGGTTTTTGCTGCGTGCGCTACCACAACTTGACAGGCGGTGTGGTCTCTCTTCACTCGGGCTTCAAGCTGTGA